One window from the genome of Populus alba chromosome 15, ASM523922v2, whole genome shotgun sequence encodes:
- the LOC118057207 gene encoding probable carboxylesterase 7 produces MCISLSLCPSLTSGSQPFASSHSLLSSRSTTSKNSPFLIRSRLSMDSTIPEVAYDYSPFLRIYKDGHVERLSGTDIVPSGLDPKTNVLSKDAVYSPELNLSSRLYRPHNTNPDKKLPVLVYYHGGGFCIENPFNFRYHGHLNNLVAVSNVIAISVDYRLAPEHPLPIAYDDSWTAFKWVASHVNGDGPEEWLNSQADFGRVFLAGDSAGANLAHQVAMRYGQEKLSGIDLTGVILVHPYFWGKEPIGTEGENLESKSRIDAIWNFVCPTSSGLDDPLINPLVDPRLDSLGGDRLLVIIGGKDFLRERGWHYYERLSKGGWEGAAEIVEGNDDEHVFHLNDPTCENAVALLKRIASFINKDEA; encoded by the coding sequence ATGTGCATCTCCTTATCACTTTGCCCTTCTCTAACAAGTGGTTCTCAGCCGTTTGCTTCTTCCCATTCTCTCCTCTCGTCTAGATCCACAACAAGCAAGAACTCCCCCTTTTTGATTCGTTCCCGTCTTTCCATGGATTCAACCATACCTGAAGTTGCCTACGATTATTCTCCCTTCCTTCGCATTTACAAAGATGGCCACGTAGAGAGACTCAGCGGCACCGACATTGTCCCTTCTGGATTAGACCCCAAAACAAACGTCCTGTCTAAAGATGCAGTCTATTCACCGGAGTTAAATCTCTCTTCGAGACTTTACCGACCACATAACACCAACCCTGATAAAAAACTCCCAGTCCTAGTGTACTATCATGGCGGTGGCTTTTGCATTGAAAACCCCTTCAATTTTCGTTACCATGGTCACCTTAACAATCTAGTTGCGGTGTCCAACGTTATAGCAATCTCTGTTGATTATAGACTGGCCCCGGAGCACCCTCTTCCCATTGCATATGACGATTCATGGACAGCATTTAAATGGGTTGCCTCTCATGTCAACGGAGACGGCCCTGAGGAGTGGCTAAACTCTCAAGCTGATTTCGGTCGGGTTTTTCTTGCCGGAGATAGTGCTGGTGCTAACCTAGCACACCAAGTTGCTATGAGGTATGGTCAAGAAAAACTGTCTGGTATTGACCTCACAGGTGTTATCTTAGTACATCCATATTTCTGGGGCAAAGAACCCATCGGTACAGAGGGTGAGAATTTGGAATCAAAATCGAGGATCGATGCTATATGGAATTTTGTATGCCCTACATCAAGTGGGCTGGATGACCCTCTGATTAATCCACTTGTTGATCCAAGATTGGATAGCCTGGGGGGCGACAGGCTGCTTGTTATTATTGGCGGGAAGGATTTCTTGAGGGAAAGAGGATGGCACTATTATGAGAGGTTAAGCAAGGGTGGGTGGGAAGGTGCGGCGGAGATTGTGGAGGGCAACGACGATGAACATGTGTTTCATTTGAACGATCCTACCTGCGAGAATGCTGTGGCTTTGCTTAAGAGAATCGCTTCTTTCATCAACAAAGACGAGGCCTGA